A region of Streptomyces paludis DNA encodes the following proteins:
- a CDS encoding GMC oxidoreductase, whose protein sequence is MARQKHEKKQEAEIDPEANDYDVIVVGSGFGGAVTALRLTEKGYRVGVLEAGRRFTRETLPKSSWDLRNYLWAPALGLYGIQRVHLLGKVMVLAGAGVGGGSLNYANTLYVPPAAFFEDPQWAGITDWRRELAPHYDQARRMLGVRLNPTTTPSDVHLKAVAEEMGVGDSFHAAPVGVFFGDGADADGTVRARPGAEVPDPYFGGAGPERRACTECGACMTGCRLGAKNTLGENYLHLAERAGAVIHPMTSVRAVTEESGAGGGYRVVTVPTDARQGGGKRGRARVRVFRAPRVVIAAGTYGTQTLLHTMRDRGLLPRLSARLGELTRTNSEALVGAQTDDRHYRARHGAPRADFTRGVAITSSIHPNDTTHIEPVRYGKGSNAMGTLSILQVPYSDRRVRAWLAGAARHPVLFLRSLSYRKWSEHTIIGLVMQSLDNSLTTYRKPGGVGKGLLTARQGHGTPNPQQIPEATRAATLIAAEINGFAGSNIGELMGTPLTAHFLGGCVIGASAAEGVIDPYHRLYGHPGISVVDGSAVSANLGVNPSLTITAQAERAMSFWPNKGDPDPRPPQRTDGTTPYVRLPPVVPSRPAVPPEAFGALRLPFLAVPQVPPVPQDPPREA, encoded by the coding sequence ATGGCGCGGCAGAAGCACGAGAAAAAGCAGGAAGCGGAAATAGATCCGGAAGCGAACGACTACGACGTGATCGTGGTCGGCTCGGGCTTCGGCGGCGCCGTCACCGCGCTGCGGCTGACCGAGAAGGGGTACCGCGTCGGCGTCCTGGAGGCCGGCCGCCGCTTCACCCGCGAGACCCTCCCGAAGAGTTCGTGGGACCTCAGGAACTATCTCTGGGCCCCGGCCCTCGGTCTCTACGGAATCCAGCGCGTCCATCTGCTCGGCAAGGTGATGGTGCTGGCGGGCGCGGGGGTCGGCGGCGGTTCGCTCAACTACGCCAACACGCTGTACGTACCGCCCGCCGCGTTCTTCGAGGACCCCCAGTGGGCGGGCATCACCGACTGGCGGCGGGAGCTGGCGCCGCACTACGACCAGGCGCGGCGGATGCTCGGCGTACGGCTCAACCCGACGACGACGCCCTCGGACGTCCATCTGAAGGCGGTCGCCGAGGAGATGGGCGTCGGCGACAGCTTCCACGCCGCGCCGGTCGGCGTCTTCTTCGGGGACGGCGCGGACGCCGACGGTACGGTCCGGGCCCGGCCGGGCGCGGAGGTGCCCGACCCGTACTTCGGCGGCGCGGGCCCGGAGCGCCGGGCCTGTACGGAGTGCGGCGCGTGCATGACGGGCTGCCGGCTGGGCGCGAAGAACACCCTCGGCGAGAATTACCTCCATCTCGCGGAGCGGGCGGGCGCGGTCATCCACCCCATGACATCGGTGCGGGCGGTCACGGAGGAGAGCGGGGCCGGGGGCGGATACCGCGTGGTCACCGTACCGACGGACGCGAGACAGGGCGGCGGGAAGCGGGGGAGGGCGCGCGTACGGGTCTTCCGCGCGCCCCGGGTGGTGATTGCGGCCGGTACGTACGGCACCCAGACGCTTCTGCACACGATGCGGGACCGGGGGCTGCTGCCCCGGCTGTCGGCGCGGCTCGGGGAGCTGACCCGTACCAACTCCGAGGCGCTGGTGGGCGCGCAGACCGATGACCGGCACTACCGCGCACGCCATGGCGCGCCGAGGGCGGACTTCACCCGAGGCGTCGCCATCACCTCCTCGATCCACCCGAACGACACGACCCATATCGAACCGGTGCGGTACGGCAAGGGGTCCAACGCGATGGGCACGCTGTCCATACTCCAGGTGCCGTACAGCGACCGGCGGGTACGGGCCTGGCTGGCCGGCGCCGCGCGCCACCCCGTGCTGTTCCTGCGCTCGCTCTCCTACCGCAAGTGGTCGGAGCATACGATCATCGGCCTGGTCATGCAGTCGCTGGACAACTCCCTGACGACCTACCGGAAACCGGGCGGCGTCGGCAAGGGCCTGCTCACCGCCCGCCAGGGCCACGGCACCCCCAACCCCCAGCAGATCCCGGAGGCGACCCGGGCCGCGACCCTCATCGCGGCGGAGATCAACGGCTTCGCGGGCAGCAACATCGGTGAGCTGATGGGCACCCCGCTCACCGCGCACTTCCTGGGCGGCTGTGTGATCGGCGCGTCGGCGGCGGAGGGCGTGATCGATCCGTACCACCGGCTGTACGGGCACCCCGGGATCTCGGTGGTCGACGGCTCGGCGGTCTCGGCGAACCTGGGGGTCAACCCGTCGCTGACGATCACGGCCCAGGCGGAGCGGGCGATGTCCTTCTGGCCGAACAAGGGCGACCCGGACCCCCGGCCGCCGCAGCGCACGGACGGGACCACGCCGTATGTGCGGCTGCCCCCGGTCGTACCGTCCCGCCCGGCGGTCCCGCCGGAGGCGTTCGGCGCGCTGCGCCTGCCGTTCCTGGCCGTACCGCAGGTTCCGCCCGTACCGCAGGATCCGCCGCGCGAGGCATAA
- a CDS encoding LPXTG cell wall anchor domain-containing protein, giving the protein MAVAAATAVIAPAAFFSAPAAFATGEDTPTSTDSPAPGASESVPAPEDTEASETPTEGSEPTDGETPPGPTDGATEPTDDETTPVAPTPGDGESSTTPPVSTPPSSTASPTADPGNGINDCLDRDEIELDPNLSTSLSGLPDKIVAGSGFHSFKLNVSNKGKNDYKRVDLGVFTAQIDEDTWGFDTDHLTLQFQDPESGKWVDISLDAFDEGAGYLGFTDVRAKESFSINLRLNVDKSAPAGLGYAISIGAYVNDKGNCVIADDEAYYEFTIVAAGSDPGKPNEAKPQGGKKPLPAKPVGDKEIKPEGSLAQTGSSSMMPVIGMAGGIAIVAGAGVVFALKRRRSGEAAA; this is encoded by the coding sequence ATGGCCGTCGCCGCAGCGACCGCTGTCATAGCCCCCGCCGCCTTCTTCTCGGCTCCCGCCGCGTTCGCGACCGGTGAGGACACCCCGACGTCGACCGACTCGCCCGCGCCCGGCGCCAGCGAGTCCGTCCCGGCCCCCGAGGACACCGAGGCGAGCGAGACTCCCACCGAGGGCTCCGAGCCCACCGACGGCGAGACGCCCCCCGGGCCGACGGACGGCGCGACCGAGCCGACCGACGACGAGACGACGCCGGTGGCGCCCACGCCCGGCGACGGCGAGTCCAGCACGACGCCTCCGGTGAGCACACCGCCCTCCAGCACCGCCTCGCCGACCGCCGACCCCGGCAACGGCATCAACGACTGCCTGGACCGGGACGAGATCGAGCTGGACCCGAACCTCAGCACCAGCCTGAGCGGGCTGCCCGACAAGATCGTCGCGGGCAGCGGCTTCCACTCCTTCAAGCTCAACGTCTCGAACAAGGGCAAGAACGACTACAAGCGGGTCGACCTCGGTGTCTTCACCGCCCAGATCGACGAGGACACCTGGGGCTTCGACACCGATCACCTGACGCTCCAGTTCCAGGACCCGGAGTCCGGCAAGTGGGTCGACATCTCCCTCGACGCGTTCGACGAGGGGGCCGGCTACCTCGGCTTCACCGACGTGAGGGCGAAGGAGTCGTTCTCGATCAACCTGCGCCTGAACGTCGACAAGTCGGCCCCGGCCGGTCTCGGCTACGCCATCAGCATCGGCGCGTACGTCAATGACAAGGGCAACTGCGTCATCGCGGACGACGAGGCGTACTACGAGTTCACGATCGTCGCCGCCGGCAGCGACCCGGGCAAGCCCAACGAGGCCAAGCCGCAGGGCGGCAAGAAGCCGCTGCCCGCGAAGCCGGTCGGTGACAAGGAGATCAAGCCGGAGGGCAGCCTCGCCCAGACCGGTTCCTCCTCGATGATGCCCGTGATCGGCATGGCCGGCGGGATCGCCATCGTCGCCGGTGCCGGTGTGGTCTTCGCGCTGAAGCGCCGCCGCAGCGGCGAGGCCGCCGCGTAA
- a CDS encoding chorismate mutase: protein MTTTQQNTVTDTDTETVIGDARERIDALDDRIIGLVQERIAVSAVVQDARIASGGRRVHLSREMEIIAHYSDALGKPGTALAMTLLELSRGRV, encoded by the coding sequence ATGACCACCACCCAGCAGAACACCGTCACCGACACCGACACCGAGACCGTCATCGGCGACGCGCGCGAGCGCATCGACGCGCTCGACGACCGGATCATCGGCCTCGTCCAGGAGCGGATCGCGGTCTCGGCCGTCGTCCAGGACGCCCGGATCGCCTCCGGTGGCCGCCGGGTCCATCTCTCGCGCGAGATGGAGATCATCGCCCACTACAGCGACGCCCTCGGCAAGCCCGGCACGGCGCTGGCGATGACCCTGCTGGAGCTGAGCCGGGGCCGCGTCTGA